Genomic DNA from Haloplanus sp. HW8-1:
GGTATCGTCAGTTCGAACCAGCAGGACACCGTCGAGTTCATGCACGACTTCTTCTCGACGCGCGACCTCTTCTGGCCGACCTACGGGCGCGATCCGACGATCCGGAGTCTGGATCGCAAGAAGCCCGAACCCTACTACCTCCGACGGGCGCTCGCGGACCTGGACGTGACCGACGCGCTGTTCGTCGGCGACAGCGAGTCCGACGTGCTCGCGGCCGAGGCCGCCCACCTCGACGCCGCCTTCCTCCGCCGACCCCACCGCGAGTCCTACGACCTCTCGGTCCGCCCGACCTACGAACTCGACGGGTTATCCGACCTCCTCGGCATCGACGCCGTGCCGACCCGCGGCGGGGCGTGAGCGCGGCACCGAGGCTATCCGTCTGCGGTCCCAACGATTCGGTATGGCCGAAAACGACCGATCCCTCGCGGACCTCTCGGACGACGAGTGGCGCGACCGACTGAGCGACGACGAGTATCACGTCCTCCGCGAGCGCGGGACGGAGCCCAAGTTCAGCGGCGACTATCTCGACCGCGAGGACGACGGGGCCTACACCTGTGCGGGGTGTGGGGCGGCCCTCTTCGACGCCGACACCAAGTTCGGCTCCGGTACCGGGTGGCCGAGCTTCTACGACGCCGTTGAGGGGGCCGTGGAACTCGAGACGGACACCCGGCACGGCATGCAGCGAACGGAGGTCGTCTGTGCCCGGTGTGGCGGCCACCTCGGGCACGTCTTCGAGGACGGCCCGGAGCCGACGGGCGAACGCTACTGCATCAACTCCGTCGCCCTCGATTTCGACCCCGAGGACTGACGCCGACTACCGCTCCCCTTGCTCGGCGATGTTGACGGTCAGCACCGGAACGTCGGACATCGTCACGACCTTCTGTGAGACGCTCCCGAGCATGTTCCGCTGGTAGTCGGCCCCGTGGGTCCCCATCACGATGAGGTCGATCCCCGCGTCGTCCGCGTACGCGAGCACCTCGTCGGCGGGGTTGCCCTTCCGGATCTCCGTCCGGACGGTGAGCCCCTCGCGTTCGAGCTGCCCCGCCACCGACGTGGTGGCGGTCTCGCCTTCCGCCCGGAGTTCGTCGGCGACGTCGGCTTTCATGCCGTCCTGTAGGGTCAGGAACGACCGATCGTCGATAACGTACAGCACGTGGACCGTCGCGTCACGCCCCGCCGCGATGTCGGCCGCGTGTTCGACGACCGCGTCCATCGACTCGCTCCCGTCCGTCGGGACCAGGATGTCCTCGTACATCGTCAACGGTCGCTTCTGCGCGTACACCTTCACGCTTTTCGGTTCCACGCTCGCTCCCCGTCAGTGTGTCAGGAGGAGCAACTGCTCGGCCGTCCGCGCGAGACAGAACGGGGAATCGGGTGGATTTCCGAAGGTGACCCGGTCGTCGTCGGAGACGAAGAGTCGTTCGAACGGCCGGCCACAGGCCGGACACGCCAGGCCTTCCCGGTTCTCCAGATACATCGACGAGCCGTCCTGCGTGTGGAGTTTCAGACTCGACCGGTAGTCGTGGACGTCGAAGCCACCGGACAGGTCGAGGGCGTCGGCCATGTCTCCCGGGGGAACGGCCCGCTTAAAGACCTTTCCGGCCCCTACTCGATCGTGTTCCGGAGCGTGCCGACACCCTCGTAGGTGATCTCGATCGTGTCGCCACGTTCCAGGAGCCCGGGGTTGGCCGGACTGCCGAACGAGATCACGTCACCCGGGCGGAAGGTGTATCGCTCCGAGAGGAAGGCGACGATCTCCGGCGGCGAGAAGAGCATCTCGTCGGTGGTCGCCGACTGTCGCCGTTCGCCCGAGATGACCGTCTCCATCGCCATTCCGTCGGGGGTCACGTCCGTCTCGATCCACGGCCCCAGCGGCGCCGACCCGTCGAAGGCCTTGCGGGCCGTCCGGCGGTCCTGATCGTACGCGTCGAGGTCGTTGAGGACGGTGTACCCTCGGAGGTGGTCCGCGACTTCGTCGACACCGACGTCGTGGCATCGCTCGTCGATCACCGCCGCGAGTTCGCCCGCGTAGGTGAACGAACTCACCCAGTCGGGATACTCGACGGGCTGGGCGGGCGGGTGCAGCGCGTGCGGTGGCTTGACGAACCAGTCCGGGCGGTCGGGCAAGTCGCCCTCGCCCATCTGGCTGATCTTCGCGCCGAAGTTCCGGCCCGTACAGAAGATGGCCGCCGGATCACAGGGCGCCATGAGGTGTCCGTCGTCGCCGACGACGTAGGTGTCGCCGTCGGCGTGGACGACGCCGTCGTCGTATTCGCCGGTGAGCGGACCCCTGGGGGTGGAGATGCGCGCCAGTCGCATGGGCCGACGACGACCCCCGGCGGGCTATCGGTTTCGGTTCAGGCCAACTGCGCGAACGCGAGCGTCCCGCTGATGTTCTCGATGTACGCCTCGACGACCTGGCCCTCTTGCGCGCCGGGAACGAAGACGGTGTACTTGCCGCGTTCGGCGACGCCGTCGCCCTTTCGGCCGGTGCCCGTGATCTGGAACTGGTAGGTCTTGCCCTCCTCCAGGGTCGGCTGGTCGGCGTTCGAACTCTGTTTCGGCCGCTTGGCGACCGGACGGAACGCCCCACAGGCCGTACAGCGGAGCATGTCGACGCCGTCCTCGCGGACGAGGTTGGTGTCCGGAAGCCCACACTCCGTACACGTCACGTACTCCGTGACGTAGGCGTCGATGGCGGCGTCGAACTCGTCGGCGGTGAACGAGCCGTTGTATCGCGCGCGGTCCCCGTCGAACTGCCCGTTGGTCCCGAGTTCCCGCTGGATCGACCGGTGGAGATGTTCGGGCTCTCGGTCCAGCGCGTCGGCGATGTCGCCGAGATTCGTCAGCCGGGTGAAGGCCCCGTCGGTCTGTCCGACCGGATCGGGCACCTGCAGGCGGTCGCCCGCCTCGCGCGTTCGCTCCGGCAGCGTGTCGTAGGCACGGTCGAGCGCAGAATCGTAGTTCATGGAGACGAAAGGACGCCGCGTCCTAAATCCGTTCCGTGAGCCGCGCTCACACGCCCCGCCTTTCGCTCAGAACGTCTCGGCGGCGAGCGCCGTCGCGGCCTCCGCGTCCAGCGGCCCCCGCTCTGCCAGCAGATCGAGCAGTCGAGATACCCGGTCGTCGGTCGGGTCGACCCCCGCCCGTTCGAGGAGGGCGCGGGCGCTCCCGCGGCCGCTCCCCGCCCCGAAGACGAGACGTCGCTCGCCGCCGAACGTGGCGGGGTCGAACGGTTCGAACGTGCCCGGATCGCGGAGCATCGCCGCGGTGTGGATGCCCGACTCGTGGGTCGTCACCGCCTCGCCGAGGACGGGCGTCCGCGGATCGACCGACTCGTCGAGCGCGTTGAGGACCGCCCGACACGCCGGGAGCAGCGACTCGCGGTCGACGGCCACCGCGCCGTCCCCGTCGACGGCGTCGGCCACCACCACCCGTTCGAGCGCCGCGTTGCCCGCCCGTTCGCCGAGGGCGGCGACGCTCACGTCCGCCGTCGTCGCGCCCGCGCCGGCCGCCGCCAGCGTGTTCGCCGTCGCCACCCCGAGGTCGTCGTGGAAGTGGACGCCCAGTCGGTCGCCGTCGACGCCCCGATCCAACAGATCCTCGACGTGGTCACGCACCCGGTCGGGCGTCCGTGCGCCCACCGTGTCGGCCACGGTGATCGTCGGGACCGCGGGGAAGGCGTCGAAGACGTCGGCGAGGTGGTCGGGGTCGGTCCGGAAGCCGTCGACGAGCGTGAGGTGGACCCCCGCCCCGCCCTCGCGGGCGCGGTCGAGCGCCTCGCCAGCCATCGACAGCGCCGCCTCGCGGTCCGTCCCGAGGACGTGTTCGAGGTGACGGTCGGACGTGGGGACGAACACCTCGATCACGTCCGCCTCGGCGTCGAGGGCGGCCGCCACGTCGCCGGTCGTGGCGCGAGCGATGCCGACGACGTCGGCGTCCAGGTCGTCGTCGCCGGCGAGTCGGCGGATCGCCTCGCGGTCCGTCTCGCCGACGGCCGGAAAGCCCGCCTGCACGGCGTCGACGCCGAGTCGGTCGAGTGCTCGCCCGGCCGCGATCCGGCTCTCGACGTCGTAGTTCCGTCCGGGCATCTGTGTCCCCTCGCGGATCGTCACGTCGCGGAGCGTAACCGCCATCAGATCACGCCCGCGTCACGGAGGCGGTCGTACTCGGCCTCGTCGAGGCCCACGTCTTCCAGATACACCTCGTCGTTGTGCTGACCGTGTCGCGGCCCGGCGTGGTCGACGGTCCCCGGCGTCCGGGAGAAGCGCGGGACCGGCGCCGCGGTCTTCAGGCTCCCGAGGTCCGGATCCTCCACCTCGACGATGTCGTTTCGGGCCGCGTACTGTTCGTCCTCGAAGATGTCGGCCATGTCGTAGACGGGGCCGACGATGGCATCGGCGGCCTCCATCTCCGCCATCGCCTCCTCGGTGGTGCGCTCTCGTGTCCACGACTCGATAATTCCGTCGAGTTCGTCGGCGTGTTCGACGCGGCGTTCGTTGTCGGCGAACCGCGGGTCGTCGACGAGGTCCGGACGGCCGATGGCGTCGGCGACGTTCTCGAAGATGGACTGGGCCGAGGCCGACAGGGTCAGGTAGCCGTCGGCCGTCTCGTAGACGTTCCGCGGCGCCGCGTTCTCGTGGTGGTTGCCGATCCGCTCGCGCACCTCCCCCAGTCGGTCGTAAGCCTCGACCTCCGAGAGAAAGAGCCGGAAGAGCGGTTCGTAGAGGCTCATGTCGATCACCTGGCCTTCGCCGCTCCCGCCACGCCCCACGTCGCGTTCGAAGACGGCGAACATGACACCCTGCACCGCGAAGGTCGCGGCGGTGAGATCCGCGAGGCTGATCGGCGGCAGGAGGGGTTTGCTGTCGGGGAAGCCGTTGACGTGTGCCCAGTTCGTGATGCCCTCGGCGACGGTTCCGAACCCGGGTTTCTCCGCCCGCGGTCCCGTCTGCCCGTACCCCGACTGTCGGACGACGATCAGTCCCGGGTTCTCCTTGCGGAGACGCTCGGGACCCAGCCCCCAGCGCTCCATCGTCCCCGGGCGGAAGTTCTCGAAGAGGACGTCCGCGTCCGCGATCAGATCGAGGAGGAGGGCACTCCCCTCCGGGGTGCTCAGATCTAGCGTGACACACCGCTTGTTCCGGCCGATCGACTTCCACCACAGCGACACGCCCCGGTCGTCCGAGGAGCGTGGCTCCTCGCCCGCGTCGTAGGGCGGCCACTCCCGGAGCGGATCGCTCTCGTCGGGATGTTCGACCTTGATGACGTCGGCGCCGAAGTCGGCCAACTGCGTCGTGGCGAACCCGCCGGCGATCATGTCCGAGCAGTCGACCACCCGCAGGCCATCGAGCGGTCCGTCCCGTTCGCGTGCGGTCGTCATGGACGGTCGGTGCCCGCCCGTCGGCATAAGCGGTGCGCTCCTCCCCACCGATCACGACCACGGCCACCCGTCCCGTCGAACCCGTCGGCCGCCGAGTTCGAGGACACAGAGGATCGCGAGGCCGACCAGCGCGCCCGGAACGACCGCGAGCGTCCAGAGCAGGAGCAGGAAGACGGCACTGGCCTCGCCCCCGACCCGGAGAACGGTGTAGACACAGAACCAACTGATCCCGCACAGCCAGGCGACGGGCGTCCACAGCCCACGACTCGCGTGGAGGTACAGCGGCACGCCGCCCTGGACCGCGAGAACGAGCGTCGCGCTCCCGACGACCGCGAACGCGACGAGCGGCGAGTCGCTCGGGTCGACAGCGAACCGCCAGAACAGGAAGCGAACACCCGCCCACAGGAGCAGGACCCCGATCGCGTACGTCGCCCCGCCGCGGAGCGCGAGCGTGCGGCCGTTCGACCGCCGCAACCGACCGACGATCGCCACGCCGGTGACGACGGCGGCCACGGCCGTCGCGACCGCTCCCGTCAGGAGGGGACCGCCGAGCGCGTGATGCGGGGTTCCGGCCACGCTCGGATGTCGTCGCCGCTGCCACCTAAAACGTCGCGGCCGGCAGTATATGTGGGTGTGGCACGTACCCACAGTGACATGGCCATCGCCCGCCACGGGTCCGGCCCGCGCGCGACCCTCGGCGCCGTCGCCTCGCAGGTTCACCCCGTGTTCATGGCTCCGCCGCTCGCCGCCTCGGGGTTCGGCGCCGTCCTCGGTGGGGTCGTCTCGCCGCGGCTGGCCTTCCTCCACCTCGGCGTCGCCTTCGCCGCGCTCTACACCGCCCACGTCAAGGACGGCCTCGTCGACTTCCACCGCCGCGGCGAGGACGACGACCACCCGCTGACCCGGCGGGGGTGTCACCTGACGCTCGCCGGATCGACGACGCTGTTTTTCGCCGGTCTCGCCGCCCTCTCGGTCCTCGTCGACCCCGTCGCCGCCCTCCTCGCCCTCCCGGGATGGCTGGTCGCGGTCTTCCACGCGCCGCAACTGGATACGAACCCCGTCGGCGCCACCCTCGGCTACCCCGCCGGCATCGGCTTTGCCCTCCTCGGTGGCTACTACGTCCAGACGCGGACGCTCTCCGCGGCCGTCCTCGCGTTCGCCGTCGTCTTCGTCGTCGTCCTCGCCGGGATCAAGGTGATCGACGACGCGACCGACTACGACTACGACCGCTCGGTCGACAAGCGGACCGTGGCGGTCGTGCTCGGCCGTGACGGGGCCCGGAGACTCGCGGCCGCCCTCATGGGTGCGGGAATGGCCGCCGTCCTCGCGCTCTCGGCCACCGGCGTCGTCCCGCGTGGCTCGGCGCTCGCGACGGTTCCTTTCGTCGCTGTCGCCCTCGTCGCCCGCCGGGCCGACGCCGAACTCGCGACGATGTTGCTGGTTCGGGCGTCCTATCTCTTTTTCGCCCTGCTCGTCGCCGCCGTCTGGGTCCGGCCGCTCTCCGGGGTTTCGTCCCCCGACATCACCGTCCTCGGTCCGTACACATACCTCGCGACCGAACTGCTGTGGGGGACGGTCGCCGTCGCGTTGGTGGTTCGAGCGGGCGCGGTCCGGGCCGCAGTACGGACGACGCTCGTGCTGTACCCCTTCGCCTACGTCTGGGACTGGTATACCCTGACAGTCGGCGTGTTCGCGATTCCGATGCGGACCGGGATCGATCTGCTCGGGATCCCGGTGGAGGAACACCTGTTCATGTTGATCGTGCCGACGATGGTCGTCGGTGTTCACGAGACGCTGTGCGGGCTGGACGACTAGTCCCGCGTCGTGCCGGGAGCCGCCACCGCAGTCCACCGTTTGCTTCCTCGAGTCGCTCGCGACCGCTCGTCGCAAACGCTGGAGGGAAACACCTACTGGCTCGCTACGCTCGCCGGCAGTCCTACGGACGGCTGTAGGTCATCACGGAGCGACCGCACGGAACTGTGCGGTCGTTCCGGTGTACAGCTACAGCACGTCCGTATCAGTCCCGCTTCGCGCCGGGGTCCGTCACCGCACCGTTGGCCGCCGAACCGAACATCGTCCCGTACTTCGCCAGCACGCCGGACGTGTAGGCCGGGTCGGGGTCGTAGCCCTCGAGCCGCGCCGCCAGTTCGTCGTCGGAGAGGTCGACCGAGAGTTCGAGATCGTCGATGTCGATGGTCACCACGTCGCCGTCTTCGAGCGCGGCGATGGGCCCGCCGACGAACGCCTCGGGCGCGACGTGGCCGATCGAGAAGCCACGCGTCGCCCCGGAGAACCGACCGTCGGTAAAGAGCGCGACGTCCTCGGCGTGGCCCTGCCCGGCGACGGCGGAGGTGACGCCGAGCATCTCGCGCATCCCGGGGCCGCCGCGCGGTCCCTCGTTCCGGATGCAGATGACGTCCCCGGACTCGACGTGACCCTCCTGGACGTACTCCATGGCGTTTTTCTCCTCTTCGAACACCCGCACCGGCCCCTCGTGGTGGAGGTGGTCCTCGCCGGTGATCTTGATGACCGCGCCCTCGGGGGCGAGGTTGCCGGTGAGGATGCGGATGGCGCCACGCTCGTGGATCGGATCGTCGACGGTGTGCAGGAAGTCGACGTCCAGATCCGCGACGGCGGGCGGGTCGTACCGGTCGAGGGCTTCGGCCACCGTCTCGCCCGTCACGGTGAGGGCGTCGCCGTGGAGCAGGTCGGCCTCCAGCAGTTCCCGCAGGACGACCGGCACGCCGCCCACCTCGTGGAGGTCGTTCATCACCCGCTCGCCGCCGGGCTGGAGGTTGGCGATCTTGGGCGTCCGGGCGCTGATGCGGTTGAAGTCCTCGATGTCGAGGTCGATCCCGGCCTCGGCCGCCATCGCCAGCAGGTGGAGGACGGCGTTGGTCGAGCCACCCACCGCGACCTGGAGCGCGATGGCGTTCTCGAAGGATTCCGTCGAGAGGAAATCGGAGGGCTTGCGCCGTTCCTCGATCACGTCGACGACGAGTTCGCCAGTCTCGCGGGCCACCTCGTAGCGCGATTCGTCCTCCGCCGGGGGCGAGGCGGACCCGAGCGGCGCGAAGCCGATGGCCTCGCTGATCGACGCCATCGTGTTGGCGGTGAACATCCCGCCACAGGAGCCCGCACCGGGACAGGCGTTCCGTTCGAGCGTGTCGAGTTCGTCGTCGGACATCTCGCCGTCGGCGACGGCGCCGACACCCTCGAAGACGTTCTGGATGGTGACCTCCCGCCCCTCGTGTTCGCCGGGCATGATCGACCCGCCGTAGAGGAACACGGAGGGCAGGTCGGTCCGGATGGCGGCCATCATCATGCCGGGCATGTTCTTGTCACAGCCACCGACCGTGACGAGGGCGTCCATGCGCTCGCCGAAGGAGACGAGTTCGACCGAGTCCGCGATGACCTCGCGGGAGATCAGCGAGGATTTCATGCCCTCGGTTCCCATCGAGATGGCGTCGGAGATGGTGATCGTGCCGAACTCGATCGGCATGCCGCCCGCCTCGTCGATGCCCTCGATGGCCGATTCGGCCACCTCGTCGAGGTGGACGTTACAGGGCGTGACGTCCGCGGCGGGGTTGGGAACGCCGACCATCGGCGATTCGAGGTCCTCGTCGGTAAAGCCCATCGCGCGGAACATCGACCGGTGCGGGGCGCGGTCCCGTCCCTCGGTCACTTCGCTGCTCCGGAGTTCGGGGTCCTTGCTCCCGGCGTAGGGTTCCTCTCGCTCTGGTTCCTGTTGACTCATGTCCCGATCCTACTCGCCCGGGGTCTTAAACCCTGACGTCGCCGGCCGGTCACCCTTCGTCCCGACTCGCCAGCCCCGAGAGGTGGCCGGCCTCGGGGACGACGATCTCCTCGGCGCCGAGCAGTGCCGCGTTCTCGCTGCCCGGCAGACAGAACACCGGCGTCCCGTCGGCGATTCCCGCGACGGCCCGCGTCCCCACGACTTTCGTCCCGATTTCGTCGTAGGAGAGGCGCCGGAACAGTTCGCCGAAGCCCGGCAACGACTTCCCGAACAGCGGCCGGGCCGCCTCGACGGTCACGTCGTCCGGCGTCACGCCTGTCCCGCCGGTACTCACGACGACGTCGACGTCCCCCCGTCCCGCGAGGTTCGAAAGCGTCGCCTGAACGCGGTCGTAGTCGTCGGGGATGAGTTCCCGAGTGACGACCTCGTGGCCCGCGTCGGTGAACGCCGCGGCGATGGTGTCGCCCGCCGGGTCGTCGTCGAGCGTCCGCGATGTGGAGACGGTCATGACGGCGGCACCGAGCGTCTCGACGTCGTGGTGGTGGTGGGCGTGGTCCCCGTGGTGTTCGTGGCCCTCGCCCCCGTGGTCGTGTTCGCGGTCCTCGCCCTCGTGGTGGTGATCGTCGGCCATACGCGAGCGTTCGGGAGCCGTCCACTAAAGCCGTCCCCGATCCCTCGCCGGATCGCATCGGACGAGTAACACCTTTGGAACCCCGTGCCGTAGTCACGCGTATGGTCGACGACGCCACCACGACCCGCGTGACGTGTTACGAATGTGGCTTCACGGCCCCGCCCGGGAGCGACGACTGGGAGACGGCGACGCATCCCTCGCTCGGCACGCTCACGTCCTGTCCCGAGTGCGGGAGCACCAACACGACGAGCGGGTAGGCCGGTCGAACCACAGCGTTTTGTCCGTCGCCGTGGTTCGATCGGACATGCAAGCGGTCCACTTCGCGGAACACGGCGATGCCGGCGTCATCGAGTACGGCGAGGTCCCCGACCCCGAGGTCGACCGGGGAGAGGTGCGCGTCGACGTGAAGGCGGGGGCGCTCAACCACCTCGACGTGTGGACACGCCAGGGGCTCCCCGGTATCGATCTGGCGATGCCCCACGTTCCGGGGAGCGACGCGGCGGGCGTCGTCCGCGAGGTGGGTGCGGACGTGACCCGCTTTTCGCCGGGCGATCGCGTCGCCGTGACGGCCGGCGTCGCCTGCGGTGACTGCGAGTTCTGCCGTCACGGCGATCCCTCCATGTGCGTCTCCTTTCACATCATCGGCGAACACGTCCCCGGCGTTCACGCCGAGGAGATCGCGGTCCCCGAGGCCAACCTCGTTCCCGTCCCCGAGGGCGTCGACTGGACGGTCGCGGGGTCGGCCTCGCTCGTGTTCGGCACCGCGTGGCGGATGCTGGTCGACCGCGCCGACATCGACCCCGGCGAGTCCGTCCTCGTCCTCGGCGCCTCCGGCGGCGTCGGGCACGCGGCCGTCCAGATCGCCGCCGACGCCGGTGCCGACGTGTTCGCCACCGCCAGCACCGAGGACAAACTCGCGGCCGCGGCCGAACTCGGCGCCGCCCACACCATCGACTACGAACGCGAGGACTTCGCGAGCGAGATCCGCTCGCTGACCGACGGCCGCGGCGTCGACGTCGTCGTCGATCACGTCGGCGCCGCGACCTGGGGGGACTCCCTGCGGAGTCTCGCGAAGGGCGGCCGCCTCGTCACCTGCGGGGCCACCACCGGCCCGAACCCGGAGACGGACATCAACCGCATCTTCTGGAACCAACTGGAGGTGATCGGATCGACGATGGCCACGCCCGGCCAGGTCGACGACGTCCTCGAACGCGTCTGGGACGGCACCTTCGAGCCACGGATCCGCGAGGTGCTCCCGATGAGCGAGGCCGGCCGCGCTCACCGACTCCTGGAGGACCGCGAGGGGTTCGGCAAAGTCGTGGTCGTTCCCGACAGTGAGCGCTGAGGACGACGCCGGTCCGGTCGTCGACCCCCGGGAGGACACACGGCTCCGCGGGGACGAACCGCCCCCGGACGACGACCCGTCGGATCTCGGCTGGGCGGGGTGGGTGCTGGTCGGCGCCGTCGTCCTCGCGGTCCTCGTCGTCCCCGGGTCGGTGTATCTCTGGCCGGCCGGCGGGAGCGTCCTCGGCGCCCACTACCGGACGGCCATGCTCGTCCTGCCGATGGTGCCCGCGGTGCTTCTCGGCCTCGTCGCCGTCTGGTCGATGAAGAATCGGCGCTGACTGTGGGCGGTTCGTGATAAGTCCTGCCGACAAGACTTATACCATGTCGTGTGGTAACGATTCACGAATCGCATGTTCGAAGAGTTCTCCGCCGGCTACTACCTGGGACGGCTGTACGTCCAGCCGCACGACGGCGACCACGCCGTCATCCACCGGACGGATCACGAACGGATGAACGAACGCCTCTACACCACCGGCGAGGGCGTCGAGCGACTCGACGCCCCGCTCGTGATGAAACTCGACGGGAAACACTTCCCGGTCCTCGGGGAGGAGGGCGTCCCCTCCGGGACGCTCGGACTCCCGCCGAGCGTGACCGAGACCGACCTCCCGGACCGGTGTGAGGTGTTCCTCGCCAAACCCGACCGCGCCGCCGAACTCCTTCGGTATGCGGGGTACGGCTCCGACGGCGTGACCGACGAAGCCGTCTGACGCCCCCGGCCGCTCGGCCGCAGGGTAGAAGGCCCTCCCGACCGCTCGTGTGTCCATGCTCGACTCGTTGCTCGGGCGGGCCGAACTGAAGGCGCGCATCGAGGAACTCGAAGAGGAAAAGCGGCATCTCGAACGCCGACTCGACGCCGAGAGCGAGCGCCGGGCCGACGCCGTGACCGCCCGACAGGCGGCCGAGGAGCGGGTAAACCGGCTCGAAGATCGGGTCGCGGATCTGGAGGGACGACTCGACGGCGACGACGACGGGGCGCCCGCCGTCACGCCCCGGGAGACCGCCGACCTGCGCGGCGACCGTCTGGCGGCGGTGCTCGCCCGTCTCCGGAGCGTCGAAACCGGTCCCGAGGGCGCGCTGACCGCGATGGTGGCCGACGCCGAGGGCGACCGGTCCCGTCGTCGGACGTCGAGTGGCGCGCCCTCCGGCGTTCCCGACGCCGTCGCTGACGTTCTCGGCGACCGGGCACCGCTCGTCGACGCGGCCGCTCCCTGTCTCGTCTGTGCCGACGACGCCGGCCTCGTGAGCGTCGCCCTCGCCCCGCCGCTCGCGCCCGA
This window encodes:
- the msrB gene encoding peptide-methionine (R)-S-oxide reductase MsrB, giving the protein MAENDRSLADLSDDEWRDRLSDDEYHVLRERGTEPKFSGDYLDREDDGAYTCAGCGAALFDADTKFGSGTGWPSFYDAVEGAVELETDTRHGMQRTEVVCARCGGHLGHVFEDGPEPTGERYCINSVALDFDPED
- a CDS encoding lycopene cyclase domain-containing protein, whose translation is MAIARHGSGPRATLGAVASQVHPVFMAPPLAASGFGAVLGGVVSPRLAFLHLGVAFAALYTAHVKDGLVDFHRRGEDDDHPLTRRGCHLTLAGSTTLFFAGLAALSVLVDPVAALLALPGWLVAVFHAPQLDTNPVGATLGYPAGIGFALLGGYYVQTRTLSAAVLAFAVVFVVVLAGIKVIDDATDYDYDRSVDKRTVAVVLGRDGARRLAAALMGAGMAAVLALSATGVVPRGSALATVPFVAVALVARRADAELATMLLVRASYLFFALLVAAVWVRPLSGVSSPDITVLGPYTYLATELLWGTVAVALVVRAGAVRAAVRTTLVLYPFAYVWDWYTLTVGVFAIPMRTGIDLLGIPVEEHLFMLIVPTMVVGVHETLCGLDD
- a CDS encoding translation initiation factor IF-2 subunit beta; this translates as MNYDSALDRAYDTLPERTREAGDRLQVPDPVGQTDGAFTRLTNLGDIADALDREPEHLHRSIQRELGTNGQFDGDRARYNGSFTADEFDAAIDAYVTEYVTCTECGLPDTNLVREDGVDMLRCTACGAFRPVAKRPKQSSNADQPTLEEGKTYQFQITGTGRKGDGVAERGKYTVFVPGAQEGQVVEAYIENISGTLAFAQLA
- a CDS encoding CaiB/BaiF CoA transferase family protein; this encodes MTTARERDGPLDGLRVVDCSDMIAGGFATTQLADFGADVIKVEHPDESDPLREWPPYDAGEEPRSSDDRGVSLWWKSIGRNKRCVTLDLSTPEGSALLLDLIADADVLFENFRPGTMERWGLGPERLRKENPGLIVVRQSGYGQTGPRAEKPGFGTVAEGITNWAHVNGFPDSKPLLPPISLADLTAATFAVQGVMFAVFERDVGRGGSGEGQVIDMSLYEPLFRLFLSEVEAYDRLGEVRERIGNHHENAAPRNVYETADGYLTLSASAQSIFENVADAIGRPDLVDDPRFADNERRVEHADELDGIIESWTRERTTEEAMAEMEAADAIVGPVYDMADIFEDEQYAARNDIVEVEDPDLGSLKTAAPVPRFSRTPGTVDHAGPRHGQHNDEVYLEDVGLDEAEYDRLRDAGVI
- a CDS encoding DUF7385 family protein, producing the protein MADALDLSGGFDVHDYRSSLKLHTQDGSSMYLENREGLACPACGRPFERLFVSDDDRVTFGNPPDSPFCLARTAEQLLLLTH
- a CDS encoding LeuA family protein; protein product: MAVTLRDVTIREGTQMPGRNYDVESRIAAGRALDRLGVDAVQAGFPAVGETDREAIRRLAGDDDLDADVVGIARATTGDVAAALDAEADVIEVFVPTSDRHLEHVLGTDREAALSMAGEALDRAREGGAGVHLTLVDGFRTDPDHLADVFDAFPAVPTITVADTVGARTPDRVRDHVEDLLDRGVDGDRLGVHFHDDLGVATANTLAAAGAGATTADVSVAALGERAGNAALERVVVADAVDGDGAVAVDRESLLPACRAVLNALDESVDPRTPVLGEAVTTHESGIHTAAMLRDPGTFEPFDPATFGGERRLVFGAGSGRGSARALLERAGVDPTDDRVSRLLDLLAERGPLDAEAATALAAETF
- a CDS encoding HAD family hydrolase; this encodes MTYEAVLFDNDGVLVEPIGRSVLRQATWEAFDALGVPDPDPDDVDRLAIGVTPAVLSTVCARYDLDPARFWRARDYHSSHAQRAELRAGRAGLYDDFDAVREIDAPRGIVSSNQQDTVEFMHDFFSTRDLFWPTYGRDPTIRSLDRKKPEPYYLRRALADLDVTDALFVGDSESDVLAAEAAHLDAAFLRRPHRESYDLSVRPTYELDGLSDLLGIDAVPTRGGA
- the ilvD gene encoding dihydroxy-acid dehydratase; the encoded protein is MSQQEPEREEPYAGSKDPELRSSEVTEGRDRAPHRSMFRAMGFTDEDLESPMVGVPNPAADVTPCNVHLDEVAESAIEGIDEAGGMPIEFGTITISDAISMGTEGMKSSLISREVIADSVELVSFGERMDALVTVGGCDKNMPGMMMAAIRTDLPSVFLYGGSIMPGEHEGREVTIQNVFEGVGAVADGEMSDDELDTLERNACPGAGSCGGMFTANTMASISEAIGFAPLGSASPPAEDESRYEVARETGELVVDVIEERRKPSDFLSTESFENAIALQVAVGGSTNAVLHLLAMAAEAGIDLDIEDFNRISARTPKIANLQPGGERVMNDLHEVGGVPVVLRELLEADLLHGDALTVTGETVAEALDRYDPPAVADLDVDFLHTVDDPIHERGAIRILTGNLAPEGAVIKITGEDHLHHEGPVRVFEEEKNAMEYVQEGHVESGDVICIRNEGPRGGPGMREMLGVTSAVAGQGHAEDVALFTDGRFSGATRGFSIGHVAPEAFVGGPIAALEDGDVVTIDIDDLELSVDLSDDELAARLEGYDPDPAYTSGVLAKYGTMFGSAANGAVTDPGAKRD
- a CDS encoding fumarylacetoacetate hydrolase family protein; the protein is MRLARISTPRGPLTGEYDDGVVHADGDTYVVGDDGHLMAPCDPAAIFCTGRNFGAKISQMGEGDLPDRPDWFVKPPHALHPPAQPVEYPDWVSSFTYAGELAAVIDERCHDVGVDEVADHLRGYTVLNDLDAYDQDRRTARKAFDGSAPLGPWIETDVTPDGMAMETVISGERRQSATTDEMLFSPPEIVAFLSERYTFRPGDVISFGSPANPGLLERGDTIEITYEGVGTLRNTIE
- a CDS encoding universal stress protein, whose translation is MEPKSVKVYAQKRPLTMYEDILVPTDGSESMDAVVEHAADIAAGRDATVHVLYVIDDRSFLTLQDGMKADVADELRAEGETATTSVAGQLEREGLTVRTEIRKGNPADEVLAYADDAGIDLIVMGTHGADYQRNMLGSVSQKVVTMSDVPVLTVNIAEQGER